The sequence GCAATACGCCGGGGATACCGGCATTCAGGCGCTGTCTGCGGTGGATCTGGTGGAAGAGGCCCGCAGTACCACCGGGATCGGTGAACTCGACCGTGTACTCGGCGGTGGGCTGGTTGAAGGTGGTGTCGTCCTGCTTGGTGGTGACCCCGGAATCGGCAAGTCGACCCTGCTGCTGCAGACCACGGCAAGCCTTGCCCAGGCGGGTGAGGCGCTCTACGTCACCGGCGAGGAGTCACTGCGCCAGGTAGCCATGCGGGCGACGCGATTGGGGCTTCCCACTGACGGGCTGCACGTACTCGCCGAGACCAGTGTCGAGTCCATCCTTGCAGCGGCCTCGACGCGACGGCCTCGCGTCATGGTAATCGATTCAATCCAGACGATATTCTCCGAGCAGTTGCAGTCCGCCCCCGGTTCCGTGGCCCAGGTACGGGAGAGCGCAGCCCTGCTGGTGCGCCACGCAAAGCAGACGGGAACCGCCCTGTTCCTGGTGGGGCATGTGACCAAGGATGGCCAGTTGGCGGGGCCAAGGGTGTTGGAGCACATGGTGGATACCGTACTCTATTTCGAGAGCGATGGAGGCAGCCGGTTTCGTCTGCTCAGGGCCGTCAAGAACCGTTTCGGGGCGGCCAACGAACTGGGTGTCTTTGCCATGGATGACGGCGGACTCAAGGAAGTGCGCAACCCGTCGGCCATTTTTCTCTCCCGCCATGAGGATGCCGTTAGCGGGAGCGTGGTCATGGTGATGCGCGAGGGCAGTCGCCCGATGCTGGTGGAATTGCAGTCCCTGGTGGCGGAGACTTCCCTCAGCAACCCGCGACGGGTCGCCGTGGGAATGGATCAGAACCGTCTGGCCATGCTGCTGGCGGTGCTGCATCGGCATGGTGGCGTGTTCACCGCAGATCAGGACGTCTTTATCAATGTGGTGGGTGGTGTCCGAGTCAGTGAAACCGCCAGCGATCTGCCAGCGCTGCTGGCTGCGCTCTCAAGCCTGCGCGACAGGCCTGTCCCCGGGGATACCGTCACGTTCGGCGAAATTGGTCTGGCAGGGGAGATAAGGCCCGTTCCGAATGGCGAGGAGCGACTGCGGGAGGCCGCGAAACATGGATTTCGTCGAGCCCTGGTGCCCGAGAAGAATGTTCCAAGGGGTAAACAGGCCATACAGGGCATGGAGGTCATCGGAGTGCGACGGCTGGGAGACGCCATGGACGTCGCCTTCGGCTGACGAAGCTCAGTGGCCGAGATCGGCCAGTTCGCGCTGCAGCAGTTCGGTATCGCCGGTATTCAATTCCACCAGTCGCCGCAGGTGGCTCATGCTGTCCAGGTCGATTTCCAGGCAGTGGAAGCCGGCCAGGTTGCCGTTCTGGTGCACCAGCTCCAGCTGCATGCTGATCTCGACATCCGCGGACAGCGGGATATCCAGTCGGCAGCGTGCGCCGTCCGTCAAGGTGGCGTGGGCGGGTAGGGCAAGCAGCGCGCCATTCAGCGATAGATCCTGCACCTGTACTTCCAGCGGATAATGACCGCTTTGCAGTACACCGGCACTCTCGAACATTACTCTCGAGAAGGACCGCCGATCGTCCTGGTTCCGAGTTGTCATTCTGATCCCGAAGTCATCCCGCAAACGTCCCGACCATAGCATCGGGCGGGAATCAGGAACTAGACCTGCATCACAGCGGCGGCTTGTGTCTGATCCCTGTTGACCGCCGCCTGCAGGGTGTTCTCCAGCAGGGTTGCGACGGTCATGGGTCCGACGCCGCCTGGGACCGGCGTGATCCAGGAAGCTCGGCTTGCCGCCCCGGCGGTGTCCACGTCGCCGGTGAGCTTGCCGTTGGGCAGCCGGTTCATGCCGACGTCGAGGACAACCGCTCCGGGCCGGATCCAGTCGCCCGGTATGAAGCCGGGCTGGCCCACGGCGACCACGAGTATTTCCGCCGCGCGGACCTTGGCCTCGAGTTGACGGCTGCGAGAGTGGCAGATCGTCGGCGTGCAGCGGGCATTAAGCAGTTCAAGCGCCATGGGGCGACCGACAATGTTGGACTGGCCAATCACCAGGGCGTCGCAGCCCTCGAGTTCGATATCCGCCCGTCGCATCAGCGTCATCACTCCCCGTGGCGTGCATGGCCGCAGGCCAGGCAGCTTGAGCGCGAGTTTGCCCATGTTAACCGGATGGAAGCCGTCCACGTCCTTGTCGGGACGAATCCGCTCGA is a genomic window of Natronocella acetinitrilica containing:
- a CDS encoding PilZ domain-containing protein — protein: MLWSGRLRDDFGIRMTTRNQDDRRSFSRVMFESAGVLQSGHYPLEVQVQDLSLNGALLALPAHATLTDGARCRLDIPLSADVEISMQLELVHQNGNLAGFHCLEIDLDSMSHLRRLVELNTGDTELLQRELADLGH
- the folD gene encoding bifunctional methylenetetrahydrofolate dehydrogenase/methenyltetrahydrofolate cyclohydrolase FolD, with product MSAKILDGKVAAASIKDAIRNTVQARSAAGHRPPGLAVILVGDNPASHVYVNNKRRSCESIGFVSRGYDLPASTSQAELLDRIDTLNADPAIDGILVQLPLPAHIDSETVIERIRPDKDVDGFHPVNMGKLALKLPGLRPCTPRGVMTLMRRADIELEGCDALVIGQSNIVGRPMALELLNARCTPTICHSRSRQLEAKVRAAEILVVAVGQPGFIPGDWIRPGAVVLDVGMNRLPNGKLTGDVDTAGAASRASWITPVPGGVGPMTVATLLENTLQAAVNRDQTQAAAVMQV
- the radA gene encoding DNA repair protein RadA, which codes for MVKTRSQYSCTACGALSPKWSGQCPECGAWNSLQEQRAVMATPRAKPQGGQYAGDTGIQALSAVDLVEEARSTTGIGELDRVLGGGLVEGGVVLLGGDPGIGKSTLLLQTTASLAQAGEALYVTGEESLRQVAMRATRLGLPTDGLHVLAETSVESILAAASTRRPRVMVIDSIQTIFSEQLQSAPGSVAQVRESAALLVRHAKQTGTALFLVGHVTKDGQLAGPRVLEHMVDTVLYFESDGGSRFRLLRAVKNRFGAANELGVFAMDDGGLKEVRNPSAIFLSRHEDAVSGSVVMVMREGSRPMLVELQSLVAETSLSNPRRVAVGMDQNRLAMLLAVLHRHGGVFTADQDVFINVVGGVRVSETASDLPALLAALSSLRDRPVPGDTVTFGEIGLAGEIRPVPNGEERLREAAKHGFRRALVPEKNVPRGKQAIQGMEVIGVRRLGDAMDVAFG